The Terriglobia bacterium genome includes a region encoding these proteins:
- a CDS encoding carboxypeptidase-like regulatory domain-containing protein, with protein MSYDFITGRVASLAMLVLSMAVACNLPAAGQTAGEADVAIQAYYSEGNNQPVVDTAGTSVAFRNFIPHLGMLKGSFQGWSNDGEFRTGDNFLELSGVAFLDRHWTFTGGDFRLSTNLVQNPFMNLYTPDISARGFRVQATRGDRTYTFFAGNETLLQGPRIPFRIRVPQNVVGGAVQQNLGTRLEIGFRFLHLSADSAPAQPLLITTRTFDSVNIFIIQGLYKVRKHLTFYAEAANSMVAGGADPPRHPVSVFLGPMWQSDTLTVRANYVYQGAAYLPLPGYLVGDRRGPFIDVQYRPRRSIELHGSASRYSNNLDASSQVPTLQSSTYSSGISWTLPWKLTANGDVTVIHLRAAGGNDVDVLDSPNERQVTLSLARPLGRQTLRFSFFDLNVQSKNTVQRQQADEIEDTLAWRHFTFAGAVRMQRALDQSSRNTLFFRTSAQLNLKQVSAYAQLQKGTDLISRTLFATNSFSSTVIGLSAPLVKGSRLQIEAFRNQMTSVLNAESIFVLENRGAAIPATLAGFNQWSLYVRISKQFRWGSDISQLSQAALQVPLVGAVEGFVRQIGNSSGDVAGVPVTLDNGRTATTDGSGRYRFIDVPEGVHEVRLAVRELAADLEPADNSSLVVKVAPHTVARADFSVKRLGSLSGKVTVPSGMSPESVIVRLLPTERYTTPDPDGSFAFFNLPEGDYQLAIDEKNLPEGSFVRSAPVLQASVRLDAPVTPVAFELAMRVAEKPVRVLFQQEISVGRRNKK; from the coding sequence GTGAGCTATGATTTCATCACCGGACGCGTCGCTTCTTTGGCGATGCTCGTACTTTCAATGGCGGTGGCGTGCAACCTTCCGGCTGCTGGTCAGACTGCCGGTGAAGCCGACGTTGCGATTCAGGCGTACTACTCGGAAGGTAACAACCAGCCAGTCGTAGATACCGCCGGGACCAGCGTCGCGTTCCGCAATTTCATTCCTCACCTGGGCATGCTGAAGGGTAGTTTTCAAGGCTGGAGCAATGATGGCGAATTCCGCACCGGCGACAACTTCCTCGAATTAAGTGGGGTCGCATTTCTCGACCGGCATTGGACTTTCACCGGCGGCGATTTTCGTCTTTCCACCAACTTAGTCCAAAATCCGTTTATGAACTTATATACCCCCGATATAAGTGCGCGAGGATTCCGCGTGCAAGCCACTCGGGGTGATCGCACCTACACCTTCTTTGCGGGGAACGAGACTTTGTTGCAGGGACCCAGGATCCCTTTCCGAATTCGCGTGCCACAGAACGTTGTCGGTGGTGCAGTTCAGCAGAACCTGGGGACCCGATTGGAGATTGGCTTTCGTTTTCTTCACCTGTCGGCCGATTCCGCACCGGCGCAGCCACTGTTGATCACGACGCGGACCTTTGATTCGGTCAATATCTTCATCATTCAGGGCTTGTACAAGGTCCGCAAGCACCTGACGTTCTATGCGGAAGCGGCGAATTCGATGGTCGCAGGAGGGGCAGATCCTCCGCGACATCCTGTGTCGGTGTTCTTGGGGCCAATGTGGCAATCCGACACGCTCACAGTTCGCGCCAACTACGTCTATCAGGGCGCCGCTTATCTGCCCCTCCCCGGATACTTGGTGGGGGACCGTCGCGGACCTTTCATCGACGTGCAGTACCGGCCGCGGCGCTCGATCGAACTGCATGGTTCGGCGAGCCGATATTCGAACAACCTCGATGCCTCCAGCCAAGTGCCGACGTTACAGTCTTCAACCTATTCGAGCGGCATCTCTTGGACTCTGCCCTGGAAACTCACCGCCAACGGAGATGTCACAGTCATCCACCTACGCGCCGCTGGAGGCAATGATGTTGATGTCCTCGACTCACCGAATGAGCGCCAGGTCACTCTGAGTCTCGCCCGGCCACTGGGCCGTCAGACGCTGAGGTTTTCCTTCTTTGACCTGAACGTGCAGTCGAAGAACACCGTCCAGCGGCAGCAAGCCGATGAAATTGAAGACACGCTCGCATGGCGCCACTTCACGTTCGCCGGAGCGGTGCGCATGCAGCGCGCACTCGACCAGAGCTCCCGCAACACATTGTTCTTCCGCACCTCAGCGCAATTGAACCTGAAACAAGTGTCGGCTTATGCGCAGCTTCAGAAGGGCACCGATCTCATCAGCCGCACCCTCTTTGCCACCAATTCCTTTAGCTCGACGGTAATCGGATTAAGTGCTCCCCTGGTCAAAGGCTCACGCCTGCAGATTGAGGCATTCCGGAACCAGATGACTTCTGTGCTCAACGCGGAGAGCATATTCGTGCTCGAAAATCGTGGCGCTGCCATCCCTGCAACCCTGGCAGGTTTCAACCAGTGGAGTTTGTACGTTCGAATATCAAAGCAATTCCGTTGGGGTTCCGACATCAGCCAGTTAAGTCAGGCGGCACTGCAAGTCCCGTTGGTCGGTGCGGTGGAGGGATTCGTTCGGCAGATCGGCAACTCGAGCGGCGATGTCGCCGGCGTGCCGGTGACGCTCGATAACGGGCGCACGGCGACCACCGATGGCAGCGGCCGATACCGGTTCATCGATGTTCCCGAAGGTGTTCACGAGGTCAGACTCGCCGTTCGTGAGCTTGCCGCCGACCTTGAACCCGCTGACAACTCCAGTCTTGTTGTGAAGGTCGCGCCCCATACCGTGGCGCGCGCCGACTTCTCCGTCAAGCGCCTGGGATCGCTGTCCGGAAAAGTGACGGTTCCTTCCGGTATGTCGCCGGAGTCCGTCATTGTTCGCCTGCTTCCCACCGAGCGCTACACAACTCCGGATCCGGACGGCAGTTTCGCTTTTTTCAACTTGCCGGAAGGAGACTACCAACTGGCCATCGATGAGAAGAACCTTCCGGAAGGATCGTTCGTCCGATCCGCGCCAGTGCTGCAAGCGTCGGTGCGGCTCGATGCGCCTGTCACTCCGGTTGCGTTCGAGCTCGCCATGCGCGTCGCCGAGAAGCCGGTCCGTGTTCTCTTTCAGCAGGAGATCAGCGTCGGCCGGCGCAACAAGAAATAG
- a CDS encoding acyl--CoA ligase: protein MQSVTTVLEALQLAPGGRTAIIIPESGARVTYAALRQQVLEMADTLAAAGVRRGSRVAIALPNGLPAIVSFLAATIAGTAAPMNQTYKYQEFRFYLQDTNAKVLIMAHDDAGEAGNAAADSGVPILPVVVDAQGTVRLRGVAPKPWTTAPTEDDIALVLHTSGSTGQPKRVPLEHRHLALSAANIVKTYALSPDDVSLCFMPLFHVHGIVASTLAPLLSGGTVVAPTGVNPLIFWRLVRQYRVTWYTAVPTIHHVVSARARSGDRPQQGGSLRFVRSASAPLAPDAMRKMEEVFGVPVLEAYGMTEAAHQMASNPLPPAARKAGSVGLPTGLEISIMDSLGHHLPGRERGEIVIKGPNVFHGYENNPAANAEAFTDGWFRTGDEGWKDEDGYVHISGRIKELINRAGEKIAPRHVDEVLGEHPAVAEAVTFGMPHPTLGEEVAAAVVLREGHSDADLLKFCRERLAHFECPKKIFVVESIPRTATGKILRRAVAAALCSGKEHMA from the coding sequence ATGCAGTCCGTAACCACTGTTTTGGAAGCGTTGCAGCTTGCCCCGGGCGGCCGCACCGCGATCATCATCCCTGAATCCGGAGCGCGCGTGACCTATGCCGCGCTCCGTCAACAGGTGCTCGAAATGGCCGACACCCTGGCGGCGGCGGGAGTCCGTCGCGGCAGCCGGGTGGCCATCGCGCTGCCTAACGGCTTGCCCGCCATCGTGAGCTTCCTGGCGGCCACCATCGCCGGCACGGCCGCGCCCATGAACCAGACGTACAAGTACCAGGAATTCCGCTTTTACCTGCAGGATACAAACGCCAAGGTGCTGATCATGGCACACGACGACGCGGGCGAGGCGGGCAACGCCGCGGCCGACAGCGGAGTTCCAATCCTGCCGGTTGTAGTTGATGCCCAGGGTACGGTTCGCCTTCGGGGAGTCGCTCCGAAGCCGTGGACGACAGCGCCTACAGAGGACGACATCGCCTTGGTTCTCCACACCAGCGGCAGCACGGGGCAGCCCAAGCGCGTCCCCTTGGAGCATCGCCATCTGGCTCTATCGGCGGCCAACATCGTCAAGACCTACGCCTTGTCGCCCGACGACGTGTCGCTGTGCTTCATGCCCCTGTTTCACGTCCACGGCATCGTCGCCTCCACCTTGGCGCCGCTGCTTTCCGGCGGCACCGTGGTGGCGCCTACCGGCGTGAACCCGCTCATCTTCTGGCGCCTGGTGCGGCAATATCGGGTCACCTGGTACACCGCGGTTCCGACCATCCACCACGTGGTCTCGGCCCGCGCCCGCAGCGGCGATCGCCCCCAGCAGGGCGGATCGTTGCGCTTCGTGCGCTCCGCCAGCGCGCCCCTGGCGCCCGACGCCATGCGAAAGATGGAAGAGGTCTTCGGCGTGCCCGTCCTGGAAGCTTACGGAATGACGGAAGCGGCGCACCAGATGGCGTCCAATCCCCTGCCGCCCGCCGCGCGCAAGGCGGGATCGGTCGGGCTACCGACGGGATTGGAAATCAGCATCATGGATTCGCTCGGCCATCACTTGCCGGGCCGGGAGCGCGGCGAGATCGTCATCAAGGGTCCCAACGTGTTTCACGGTTATGAAAACAACCCGGCTGCCAATGCCGAGGCCTTTACGGACGGATGGTTCCGCACCGGCGATGAGGGATGGAAAGACGAGGACGGGTACGTCCACATCTCCGGACGGATCAAGGAACTGATCAACCGCGCCGGCGAGAAGATCGCGCCGCGCCACGTCGACGAGGTGCTCGGAGAACATCCTGCGGTCGCCGAGGCCGTGACCTTCGGCATGCCGCATCCCACGCTCGGCGAAGAAGTGGCCGCCGCCGTGGTTTTGCGCGAAGGACACAGCGACGCCGACCTGTTGAAATTCTGTCGCGAACGCCTGGCGCACTTCGAGTGTCCCAAGAAGATTTTTGTCGTCGAAAGCATCCCGCGCACCGCGACCGGCAAGATTCTGCGCCGCGCCGTGGCTGCCGCCCTGTGCAGCGGGAAGGAGCACATGGCATGA